One genomic segment of candidate division KSB1 bacterium includes these proteins:
- a CDS encoding response regulator transcription factor, translated as MQKNNKILIIEDDPHISELLEIHLGDLGYQLKHAADGVAGVEKFEEDEYALVILDLMLPKLDGFEVCKKIRAQNNFTPILMLTSKSEELDKVLGLELGADDYITKPFSIRELMARIKAIFRRMEADKEKATGNAKSKELIFGDLKIYLDKRKVLLDKAPIDLTAKEFDLLALFASNPGRAYSRQELLDIVWGYQFDGYEHTVNSHINRLRSKIEQDPANSKYIKTVWGIGYSFVEPEELSS; from the coding sequence ATGCAGAAAAATAATAAAATCTTGATCATCGAAGACGATCCGCATATCTCGGAACTTCTCGAGATTCATCTCGGCGATTTGGGTTATCAATTGAAACATGCTGCCGACGGTGTCGCCGGAGTTGAAAAGTTTGAGGAAGATGAATATGCTTTGGTGATTCTGGATCTCATGCTTCCGAAGCTGGACGGCTTTGAAGTTTGCAAAAAAATTCGCGCTCAAAACAATTTCACTCCCATTTTAATGCTAACCTCAAAGTCCGAAGAATTGGATAAAGTCCTCGGGCTAGAGCTAGGTGCCGATGATTACATTACCAAACCGTTTAGTATTCGTGAGTTGATGGCACGCATTAAGGCGATCTTTCGCAGAATGGAAGCGGATAAAGAAAAAGCAACCGGCAACGCCAAAAGCAAAGAACTCATTTTTGGAGATTTGAAAATTTATTTGGATAAACGAAAAGTACTCTTGGATAAAGCGCCAATCGATTTGACTGCAAAGGAATTTGATTTGCTGGCACTCTTTGCCTCGAATCCTGGCCGCGCATATAGCCGGCAGGAGCTGCTCGACATAGTCTGGGGGTACCAATTTGACGGCTACGAGCACACAGTGAACTCACATATTAATCGACTTCGCAGCAAGATCGAGCAGGACCCGGCAAATTCAAAATACATCAAGACGGTCTGGGGAATCGGCTACAGTTTTGTCGAACCGGAGGAGCTTTCCTCATGA
- a CDS encoding HAMP domain-containing protein, which produces MNKFINSLYGRISAVFLILLLIVGVVQILITINSSLKFVWESEQHLNRNLAQDLANEFKPFLKDSLGTEGIEHTIHHLMVMNPRVEIYLLDEVGQILAFFADPKKKVKLDSVCLQPIRHFLNKESKMPILGDDPRHIGRKKPFSASTLKIGSDIDGFLYVILGGEKYDSTIAMIKESYIIRTTAINLGLVFISTGIIGLILFAFLTKRFRKMTTAVKKFEEGEFEKRIDIKSNDEIGQLAKAFNQMADTIVANMDELKRTDQLRRELIANVSHDLRSPLASMQGYLETILMKDSTLSTNDRKKYLQIIYDNTTMLSKLVSELFELSKLDAKQVQPKPEAFSMAELTQDVVMKFKPEAESLKVDLQASLPKDLLMVEADIGMIERALSNFIDNALQYTPEKGTVKVDLSKQNKKVRVVVSDTGVGIPEEQIPLVFERFFRVEKSRSRSSGGTGLGLAIAKRILELHESTISVESVEQEGTTFSFDLKTFHAN; this is translated from the coding sequence ATGAACAAATTTATCAACAGCCTTTACGGTCGGATTTCTGCGGTATTTTTGATTCTGCTTTTGATTGTGGGGGTGGTGCAGATTCTGATTACGATTAATTCTTCCTTAAAGTTTGTTTGGGAATCAGAGCAGCATCTCAATCGTAATTTGGCTCAAGACCTCGCCAATGAATTTAAACCATTTCTCAAAGATAGTTTGGGCACCGAAGGAATTGAGCACACGATTCATCATTTGATGGTCATGAATCCAAGAGTTGAAATTTACCTGCTGGATGAAGTGGGACAAATTCTGGCATTTTTTGCCGATCCGAAGAAGAAAGTTAAACTGGATTCCGTTTGTCTACAGCCAATCCGACACTTTCTTAATAAGGAAAGTAAAATGCCCATCTTGGGAGATGATCCGCGGCATATAGGCCGCAAAAAACCCTTTTCAGCGTCAACCCTAAAAATCGGTTCAGATATCGACGGATTTCTCTATGTTATTTTAGGCGGCGAGAAGTACGATTCTACAATTGCGATGATCAAAGAAAGTTACATTATCCGAACCACTGCGATTAATCTCGGTCTCGTATTTATTTCCACTGGCATCATCGGTCTTATTTTGTTCGCTTTTCTGACCAAAAGATTTCGCAAAATGACTACCGCAGTAAAGAAGTTTGAAGAAGGTGAATTTGAAAAACGAATCGATATCAAATCAAATGATGAAATCGGGCAACTGGCCAAAGCTTTTAACCAAATGGCAGACACAATCGTTGCCAATATGGATGAGCTGAAGCGAACGGACCAACTCCGGCGGGAGCTTATTGCAAATGTCTCACACGATCTTCGCAGTCCCTTGGCCTCAATGCAAGGTTACCTCGAGACCATCCTAATGAAAGACTCGACTCTGAGTACAAATGACAGAAAAAAATACCTGCAAATTATTTACGATAATACCACGATGCTGAGCAAGTTAGTTAGCGAGCTATTCGAGCTTTCCAAGCTCGACGCTAAGCAAGTTCAACCCAAACCGGAAGCGTTTTCCATGGCTGAACTGACGCAGGATGTCGTCATGAAGTTTAAACCCGAAGCCGAATCCCTCAAAGTGGATTTACAAGCTTCGCTGCCTAAGGATTTGCTGATGGTGGAAGCTGATATTGGGATGATTGAGCGGGCCCTTTCCAATTTTATCGATAATGCTCTGCAATATACACCTGAAAAAGGAACAGTTAAAGTTGATCTGTCTAAACAAAACAAAAAAGTGCGCGTCGTTGTATCCGATACCGGTGTCGGCATTCCCGAAGAGCAAATCCCCTTAGTTTTTGAGCGCTTCTTTCGGGTGGAAAAAAGCCGCAGCCGCTCCTCAGGAGGGACTGGCTTAGGACTTGCAATCGCCAAAAGAATTCTTGAGCTTCATGAGAGCACAATATCTGTTGAGAGTGTGGAGCAGGAAGGAACTACATTTTCTTTTGATTTAAAGACTTTTCATGCCAATTAA